TAGTTCGAATATTTATTCAATGCACATCGAAGTGTATCGCATGTGATTCCCACGTCATAAAAAACACACGGAAAACAAATACCAAAGAATGTACTAAACCTTGAGTGCATTTAATTATAATCCAGCCAAATGAAATTGAAAGTTCAGTAAGCAATCATGTAAATTCAAAGCTGACAAATAATTTGACAAATTTGAGGGCTAACAAATTGTTTTCACTGAAGTGCGTGTAGATATTTTAACGGGGAATTCATTCCATTTCATTGTTCCACCTAATTCAAAACATCAAGAGTCACGTGATCTCACACGTGCTTGGCGGGCGGAGGAAGACAAAGGGTCATAGTACGTAAATACAGCACCGAAACACAACAATGACATTAACTCAATTCTTGtagaatttattttaatgacaATAGTTGACtaataaaatacaaattaaCAAAGCTGAAGATTAAACAAAAAAGACTCGATCATTCTCAAAACTGCCGAAAAATCAACAAAACAAATTTGCTGATTTTGAAGCtacaattttatataaataatagaaTAATGCTCAGAGTGCTATCAGAGGATCCGACCCGAATATGTCCCCAAAGTCCTGAAAGTAGTCATCCACTGGCCAACTCGATGACCCAAATCCGAAATCAAAACCAAGATCGAGAGTTGACCCGATAAGCATATCATTGCAGCGATCAAAGTCCGATCCGAAGATATTATCAGTGATACCAGTTTTCTCAAACAAGTCGGGTGGAGGTAGTGGGTTTTCAAACTCGCGAAATATGTTATCGTCTCTCGGCGGAAATATCAGAAAATCCGAGAAATTCTCATCCTCCACCTCTTTCGTTGACAATGCATCGTTTCCGGAGCACGACTCGGCTTCAGCCTCGGCTTGAGAGTCAGCTGCGGAGGCGAACCGGAGGACGGATTTCGGGGACTTGGCGTTGTTGTTTGAATCCTCGCCGGAGTTGTACCCCGAGCCGGTTTTTTCGTCAATGGCAGGTGGCGTCGAGAAGTTTGTGAGCGCGTCTGGTCCACGCAGCTGGATAGCCGCGTGGTCGTACACCATGGCAGCCTCTTCAGCAGTATCGTAGGTGCCCAGCCAAAGTCGTACTCGCCTCGAGGGGTCTCTGATCTCCGCCGCCCATTTACCCCAAGGCCTCTGCCGGACACCGCGAAACTTCCGTACATTTCCTACCTCCTGCGCTCGTCTCTCGATTTTCCGGCCAATGTTCTTCTTTCGCTTCATCACGGCAACCGACGGGCGGGTAACCTTAGCATTCTCTTTGACACTTTCGTTGTCTCTGGTAGAAGGCTGGATTCTCACCTCGTTGATGAATTTTCTGACTCTTCTGCGTTTGAAAAAAAATCCCTCCTCTTCATCACTGGAGGAGTCGGTTGCATCGGGGTCTGTGACTGAAACTCTTATGGTTCTGGGGCAAATGGTGGTCGTGGTCGTCTCCGGCTTACTTCTTCCGGGAATGGAATATTCCAGACTGCTGAGAACTGTCGTCTGGTTTATGTGTTCACTGTATTTAGCTCTACTAGACAGCATATTTTTTTCTTCCTGAGGCACCATTATGCTGAGATTGTTTTGCTCGAAAGTTTTAGCAGATTCGTATTGAAAGCGAAAGGGTTTGGGAGCGCGATGGGTTGAAAAAGCAGTCTGCACGGAGAGATTCTTGGGGAAAAAAGAGAAAGAGCAACGCTAAAGCGTAGCCCGACCAGAAGAAAGGACAACTTTAGACAACCACCACACACTTCCGACTGAAAAAGTGGTGAAATAATCAAGGAAAGTTGAAGGGGGGAAAGGGAAGAAGGAATATATGATGAATGGAATCAAATGGAGACCGATGATTAATTCCTTTCACGAAGGCTGTGACTTTTGGGTGGATATTTAGAGGAAAACGTAGATGGGAACTTGGATTCCTCGCTTTTCTTATCgaggatttcttcaagaaagtATAGGAAACCAAGTTTTCTTCCCTTTCGGTGGAGGGAGTGTTTTAAGAGGAGCTTAAAAGAGAGAGATGAAAGAGCGCATGTTTGAAATG
The Primulina tabacum isolate GXHZ01 chromosome 9, ASM2559414v2, whole genome shotgun sequence DNA segment above includes these coding regions:
- the LOC142555645 gene encoding ethylene-responsive transcription factor CRF2-like, with translation MVPQEEKNMLSSRAKYSEHINQTTVLSSLEYSIPGRSKPETTTTTICPRTIRVSVTDPDATDSSSDEEEGFFFKRRRVRKFINEVRIQPSTRDNESVKENAKVTRPSVAVMKRKKNIGRKIERRAQEVGNVRKFRGVRQRPWGKWAAEIRDPSRRVRLWLGTYDTAEEAAMVYDHAAIQLRGPDALTNFSTPPAIDEKTGSGYNSGEDSNNNAKSPKSVLRFASAADSQAEAEAESCSGNDALSTKEVEDENFSDFLIFPPRDDNIFREFENPLPPPDLFEKTGITDNIFGSDFDRCNDMLIGSTLDLGFDFGFGSSSWPVDDYFQDFGDIFGSDPLIAL